The Clostridia bacterium genome contains a region encoding:
- a CDS encoding GGDEF domain-containing protein: MSGEFYSTYRSYLERYMYEGATEGLLLEAYQDLPRYLDDSEVQAASILDVHTRALREVMGIRRDSDNVQWIYIARATEFLAQILVVIDMFFLQLKEKAERDHLTGLYNRLALYRLLPQMLEEAQKQGKPLVVAMLDLDNFKRINDQYGHQAGDDALRFIAAFIKRVLRNDDLAVRFGGEEFVIVLPATDFAKARIPLERIRTQIAVKGMLPPGAEVLTVSIGVAGYAGRGPVDPDELIRQADEAMYRAKQLGKNKVVFAKGDDGE, encoded by the coding sequence TTGTCGGGGGAATTCTACTCGACTTACCGCAGTTATCTTGAACGTTATATGTACGAAGGGGCTACGGAGGGGCTGCTTCTCGAAGCGTACCAGGATCTGCCGCGCTACCTGGACGACAGCGAGGTGCAGGCAGCCAGCATTTTGGACGTGCATACACGTGCCTTACGGGAGGTCATGGGAATTAGGCGGGACAGCGATAATGTGCAGTGGATATACATAGCCCGTGCCACCGAGTTTTTGGCCCAGATCCTGGTAGTTATTGATATGTTTTTCCTCCAGCTGAAGGAAAAGGCCGAGCGCGATCATCTTACCGGGCTTTATAACCGGCTGGCCCTTTACCGTTTGCTTCCCCAGATGCTCGAAGAAGCTCAAAAGCAGGGAAAGCCGCTTGTTGTGGCCATGCTCGATTTGGATAATTTTAAGCGCATCAATGACCAGTACGGCCACCAGGCAGGCGACGACGCGCTTCGTTTCATAGCTGCTTTTATCAAAAGAGTTTTGCGGAATGATGACTTGGCCGTTCGCTTCGGCGGTGAAGAATTTGTAATTGTCCTTCCGGCGACGGACTTTGCTAAGGCCAGGATTCCGTTGGAACGAATTCGGACCCAAATAGCAGTGAAGGGGATGCTGCCACCGGGTGCCGAGGTTCTTACGGTAAGCATAGGAGTTGCCGGGTATGCCGGCCGTGGCCCTGTCGATCCCGACGAGCTAATCCGGCAAGCGGATGAA